One segment of Streptomyces sp. XD-27 DNA contains the following:
- a CDS encoding nitrate- and nitrite sensing domain-containing protein: MRFRGKSIRRKIVALLLVPLVSLTAIWAFATVITGREAMQLLDAADIVDEVGYPVEDAVHAIQKERRQALIFLADPSRTDALTVLRARQQDTDQVIEKLRANAGDGDTRDKMSTESKAQLGAILKTADGLENVRRSIEGRTYTSERTLATYNKLVDLCYILRSSLHSVPNAELDKQARALVAMVRAREALSREDAIYSAALTAGTVTPAQLRSMSDLIAERSLLYATNVPVLPASEQKIFQRYRLKSAAPEALRIAEDRIQRAGPSGALKAMSRQSWERTAKAVLDDYDRLNSEAMDRYQDRVEPEAENVLLQAGIAGILGFLALAASIFVSFRIGRTLIRDLSQLRKDAQEVATVRLPSVMRRLAAGEQVDVETEAPRLKYGADEMGQVGQALNTVQRAAVEAAVKQAELRHGVSEVFVNLARRSQVLLHRQLTLLDEMERRTEDTDELADLFRLDHMTTRMRRHAEGLVILSGAAPSRQWRKPIPLMDVVRAAVAEVEDYERIEVRRLPRLAVAGPAVADLTHLIAELLENATVFSPPHTAVQVLGERVANGFTLEIHDRGLGMTPDALLEANLRLAETPDFELSDTDRLGLFVVSRLAQRQGVRVSLQPSPYGGTTAVLLIPAKLLTDDGEPDQDGPGVGHAEPRAALGSGGLGTIGEIPAVFPDHAARNSSLLDGRAEPTERTATPSWSQDGVAPLPQGGFPARAQDGFDEDDEEAGSLFRGRGLPSVPSAPASHMRPVPDPWAASPAQSAPPVQPTPPVHPVPPVAEQHQHAADRPLPIRTSGPAPLPRRVPPVLVSDNGRPVPGARRGPAPSRIEEPRVEEPRGWDANAEGPRGWDPHAGQPAPPLAGPVPYQDRESRQGLPQPSAPTWNPEPAVPSAPQEPAMPSQGATPDTPPGLPRRIRQASLAPQLKNDPVPRDEAERYPAETDDPERDAEQARATMASLQRGWQRGRRHTDADFGNQA; encoded by the coding sequence ATGCGCTTTCGCGGGAAGTCCATCCGCCGGAAGATCGTGGCGCTGTTGCTGGTGCCGCTCGTCTCGCTGACGGCGATCTGGGCGTTCGCGACAGTGATCACCGGTCGTGAGGCGATGCAGCTGCTGGATGCCGCGGACATCGTGGACGAGGTCGGCTACCCGGTCGAGGACGCCGTGCACGCGATCCAGAAGGAGCGCCGCCAGGCCCTTATCTTCCTCGCCGACCCGAGCCGTACCGACGCGCTCACCGTGCTGCGCGCCCGGCAGCAGGACACCGACCAGGTCATCGAGAAGCTGCGCGCCAACGCCGGCGACGGGGACACCCGCGACAAGATGTCCACCGAGTCCAAGGCCCAGTTGGGCGCGATCCTCAAGACCGCGGACGGCCTGGAGAACGTGCGCCGCAGCATCGAGGGGCGCACGTACACCAGCGAGCGGACGCTCGCCACGTACAACAAGCTCGTCGACCTCTGCTACATCCTCCGCAGCTCCCTGCACTCGGTGCCCAACGCCGAACTCGACAAGCAGGCCCGCGCCCTGGTCGCGATGGTCCGCGCCCGCGAAGCCCTCTCCCGCGAGGACGCCATCTACTCCGCGGCGCTCACCGCGGGCACCGTCACCCCCGCCCAGCTGCGGTCGATGTCCGACCTCATCGCCGAACGCAGCCTGCTCTACGCCACCAACGTGCCGGTGCTGCCGGCCTCCGAACAGAAGATCTTCCAGCGGTACCGGCTCAAGAGCGCGGCCCCCGAGGCGCTGCGCATCGCCGAGGACCGGATCCAGCGGGCCGGCCCGTCGGGCGCCCTCAAGGCCATGAGCCGGCAGAGCTGGGAGCGCACCGCCAAGGCCGTCCTCGACGACTACGACCGGCTCAACAGCGAGGCGATGGACCGCTACCAGGACCGCGTCGAGCCCGAGGCCGAGAACGTGCTCCTCCAGGCCGGTATCGCGGGCATCCTCGGCTTCCTCGCCCTGGCCGCCTCCATCTTCGTCTCCTTCCGGATCGGCCGGACCCTCATCCGCGACCTGTCCCAGCTCCGCAAGGACGCCCAGGAGGTCGCCACCGTCCGGCTGCCCAGCGTCATGCGGCGCCTGGCGGCGGGCGAGCAGGTCGACGTGGAGACCGAGGCGCCCCGACTGAAGTACGGCGCCGACGAGATGGGCCAGGTCGGCCAGGCCCTCAACACCGTGCAGCGCGCCGCCGTCGAGGCCGCCGTCAAGCAGGCCGAACTGCGGCACGGCGTCTCCGAGGTCTTCGTCAACCTCGCCCGCCGCAGCCAGGTGCTGCTGCACCGCCAGCTCACGCTGCTGGACGAGATGGAGCGGCGCACCGAGGACACCGACGAACTCGCCGACCTCTTCCGGCTGGACCACATGACCACCCGTATGCGGCGGCACGCCGAGGGCCTGGTCATCCTCTCCGGCGCCGCGCCCTCCCGGCAGTGGCGCAAGCCGATCCCGCTCATGGACGTCGTCCGCGCGGCCGTCGCCGAGGTCGAGGACTACGAGCGGATCGAGGTCCGGCGGCTGCCGCGACTGGCCGTGGCCGGCCCCGCCGTCGCCGACCTCACCCATCTGATCGCCGAACTCCTGGAGAACGCCACCGTCTTCTCCCCGCCGCACACCGCCGTGCAGGTGCTCGGCGAGCGGGTCGCCAACGGCTTCACCCTGGAGATCCACGACCGCGGCCTGGGCATGACGCCCGACGCGCTTCTGGAGGCGAACCTGCGGCTGGCCGAGACCCCCGACTTCGAGCTGTCCGACACCGACCGGCTCGGCCTGTTCGTCGTCAGCCGCCTCGCCCAGCGCCAGGGCGTACGGGTCTCCCTCCAGCCGTCCCCGTACGGCGGGACGACCGCGGTGCTGCTCATCCCCGCCAAGCTGCTCACCGACGACGGCGAACCCGACCAGGACGGCCCCGGGGTCGGCCACGCCGAGCCGCGTGCGGCCCTCGGAAGCGGTGGGCTGGGGACCATCGGCGAGATCCCCGCGGTCTTCCCCGACCACGCGGCGCGCAACTCCTCCCTGCTGGACGGCCGGGCCGAGCCGACGGAGCGGACGGCGACGCCCAGCTGGTCGCAGGACGGAGTCGCCCCGCTGCCGCAGGGCGGGTTCCCCGCGCGGGCGCAGGACGGGTTCGACGAGGACGACGAGGAAGCGGGCAGCTTGTTCCGCGGCCGCGGCCTGCCGTCCGTACCGTCCGCCCCCGCCTCGCACATGCGGCCCGTGCCGGACCCGTGGGCGGCCTCGCCCGCCCAGTCGGCCCCGCCCGTGCAGCCGACGCCGCCGGTCCATCCGGTGCCGCCGGTGGCCGAGCAGCACCAGCACGCCGCCGACCGGCCGCTGCCCATCCGCACGTCCGGTCCCGCGCCGCTGCCCCGCCGGGTGCCGCCGGTGCTGGTCTCCGACAACGGCCGCCCGGTGCCGGGCGCCCGCCGCGGCCCCGCTCCCTCGCGGATCGAGGAACCGCGCGTCGAGGAGCCCCGGGGCTGGGACGCGAACGCCGAGGGGCCCCGGGGCTGGGACCCGCATGCCGGGCAGCCCGCCCCGCCGCTCGCGGGCCCCGTGCCGTACCAGGACCGGGAGTCCCGGCAGGGCCTGCCGCAGCCGTCCGCTCCGACGTGGAACCCCGAGCCCGCAGTGCCGTCGGCGCCCCAGGAGCCCGCCATGCCCTCGCAAGGAGCCACCCCGGACACCCCGCCCGGACTGCCGCGGCGGATACGACAGGCCAGCCTCGCCCCGCAGTTGAAGAACGACCCCGTCCCGCGTGATGAGGCGGAACGGTACCCTGCCGAGACCGATGATCCCGAACGCGATGCCGAACAGGCGCGGGCCACGATGGCCTCGCTCCAACGGGGCTGGCAGCGCGGCCGGCGCCACACCGACGCCGACTTCGGGAATCAGGCGTAA
- a CDS encoding roadblock/LC7 domain-containing protein, which produces MTAPHAAARHNANSGELNWLLDELVGRVGSIRKALVLSGDGLPTGGSRDLSREDAEHLAAVASGFHSLAKGVGRHFDVGRVRQTIIELDDAFLFVTAAGDGSCLAVLADADSDVGQVAYEMTLLVKRVGVHLGSAPRSGG; this is translated from the coding sequence ATGACCGCACCACACGCCGCAGCACGCCACAACGCGAACTCGGGCGAGTTGAACTGGCTGCTCGACGAACTGGTCGGGCGCGTGGGCAGCATCCGCAAGGCACTCGTGCTGTCCGGAGACGGACTGCCCACCGGCGGCTCGCGCGACCTGTCCCGCGAGGACGCGGAGCACCTGGCCGCCGTGGCGTCCGGATTCCACAGCCTCGCCAAGGGCGTGGGACGCCACTTCGACGTCGGACGGGTCCGGCAGACCATCATCGAACTCGACGACGCCTTCCTGTTCGTCACGGCCGCCGGCGACGGCAGCTGCCTGGCCGTCCTCGCCGACGCCGACTCCGACGTCGGCCAGGTCGCCTACGAGATGACGCTGCTGGTCAAGCGCGTGGGCGTGCATCTGGGCAGCGCGCCGCGCTCCGGCGGGTGA
- a CDS encoding DUF742 domain-containing protein, translating into MTLDAEGWFDDAAGPVVRPYAMTRGRTRSAAEAKLDLIAVVVADRMERRSVPDQTLSPEHIEIVERSTGTPLSVAELAAELDLPVGVIRVLIGDLLHAALVRVSRPVPPAELPDERILREVINGLRAL; encoded by the coding sequence ATGACGCTGGACGCGGAGGGCTGGTTCGACGACGCGGCAGGGCCGGTGGTCCGGCCGTACGCCATGACCCGCGGCCGTACCCGCAGCGCCGCTGAGGCCAAGCTCGACCTCATCGCCGTCGTGGTGGCGGACCGTATGGAGAGACGGTCGGTGCCGGACCAGACGCTGTCGCCGGAGCACATCGAGATCGTCGAGCGCAGCACGGGCACCCCGCTGTCCGTCGCCGAGCTGGCCGCTGAATTAGACCTGCCGGTCGGCGTGATCCGCGTGCTCATCGGCGACCTGCTGCACGCGGCACTCGTCCGAGTGTCCCGGCCCGTACCTCCGGCGGAACTGCCGGACGAGAGGATTCTGCGCGAGGTGATCAATGGTCTACGGGCACTATGA
- a CDS encoding ATP/GTP-binding protein, with translation MVYGHYDGGRPQAADQVVDPVTLKILVAGGFGAGKTTLVGAVSEIKPLRTEELLTEAGRPVDDLAGVEGKRTTTVAMDFGRITLREDLVLYLFGTPGQDRFWFLWDELSTGALGAVVLADTRRLQDCFAAVDYFERRGIAFTVAVNCFDNAPRYPEETVRDALDLDPGTPVVLCDARHRESVKEVLISVVEHAMMVSATQR, from the coding sequence ATGGTCTACGGGCACTATGACGGCGGTCGGCCCCAGGCCGCCGACCAGGTCGTCGACCCGGTGACACTCAAGATCCTGGTGGCGGGCGGCTTCGGCGCGGGCAAGACCACGCTGGTCGGCGCCGTCAGCGAGATCAAGCCGCTGCGCACCGAGGAACTGCTCACCGAGGCGGGTCGCCCGGTCGACGACCTGGCGGGCGTGGAGGGCAAGCGCACCACGACGGTCGCCATGGACTTCGGGCGCATCACGCTCCGCGAGGACCTGGTGCTGTACCTGTTCGGCACCCCCGGCCAGGACCGGTTCTGGTTCCTGTGGGACGAGCTGTCCACGGGCGCGCTGGGCGCGGTCGTCCTGGCCGACACCCGCCGGCTCCAGGACTGCTTCGCCGCCGTCGACTACTTCGAGCGGCGCGGCATCGCGTTCACGGTCGCCGTCAACTGCTTCGACAACGCTCCCCGCTACCCGGAGGAGACGGTGCGCGACGCGCTCGACCTCGACCCGGGCACGCCCGTCGTGCTGTGCGACGCGCGGCACCGGGAGTCGGTCAAGGAGGTGCTCATCTCGGTCGTCGAGCACGCGATGATGGTGTCCGCGACCCAGCGCTGA
- the glpK gene encoding glycerol kinase GlpK, with the protein MTDRYVAAIDQGTTSSRCIVFDSGGGIIAVDQREHRQIFPQPGWVEHDAREIWSTVQAVVAGALAAAGLRPEQVSALGITNQRETTVLWDRSTGEPVHNAIVWQDTRTSGLCQELGGELGQDRFRDATGLPLASYFSGPKAAWLLDRVPGLRRRAERGEIAFGTVDSWLIWNLTGGTDGGVHVTDVTNASRTLLMNLATLQWDPGILSAMDIPEAVLPEIRCSAEVYGTAVGQLAGVPVAAALGDQQAAVFGQTCYGVGEAKNTYGTGSFLLLNTGDRPVPSTNGLLTTVGYRLGGEAPVYCLEGSIAITGALVQWFRDQLGIIRSAEEIEPLAASVADNGGAYIVPAFSGLFAPYWRSDARGVVTGLTRYVTKAHLARAVLEATSWQTREVVDAMYQDSRVRITTLKVDGGMTANGLLMQHQADVLGVPVIRPVVAETTCLGAAYAAGLATGVWQDLDELRTHWRRDAEWAPTMPAEAREREYRNWRRAVERSFGWQEAGGDGG; encoded by the coding sequence ATGACGGACCGTTACGTCGCCGCCATCGACCAGGGCACCACCTCCAGCCGCTGCATCGTCTTCGACTCCGGCGGCGGGATCATCGCCGTCGACCAGCGCGAGCACCGCCAGATCTTCCCCCAGCCCGGCTGGGTCGAGCACGACGCCCGCGAGATCTGGTCCACGGTGCAGGCCGTGGTGGCCGGGGCGCTCGCCGCGGCGGGCCTGCGGCCCGAGCAGGTGAGCGCGCTGGGCATCACCAACCAGCGGGAGACCACCGTCCTGTGGGACCGGTCCACCGGCGAGCCGGTGCACAACGCCATCGTCTGGCAGGACACCCGTACCTCCGGCCTCTGCCAGGAACTCGGCGGCGAACTGGGGCAGGACCGGTTCCGTGACGCCACCGGGCTGCCGCTGGCCAGCTACTTCTCGGGGCCGAAGGCCGCCTGGCTGCTGGACCGGGTGCCAGGGCTGCGGCGTCGCGCCGAGCGCGGGGAGATCGCGTTCGGCACCGTCGACTCCTGGCTGATCTGGAACCTGACCGGCGGTACGGACGGCGGGGTGCACGTCACCGACGTCACCAACGCCTCCCGCACCCTGCTGATGAACCTGGCGACCCTCCAGTGGGATCCGGGCATCCTGTCCGCGATGGACATACCCGAGGCGGTCCTGCCGGAGATCCGGTGCTCCGCCGAGGTGTACGGCACGGCGGTCGGGCAGCTCGCGGGCGTCCCCGTGGCCGCCGCGCTCGGCGACCAGCAGGCCGCCGTGTTCGGCCAGACCTGCTACGGCGTCGGCGAGGCGAAGAACACCTACGGCACCGGCAGCTTCCTGCTGCTGAACACCGGCGACCGGCCGGTGCCGTCCACGAACGGGCTTCTGACCACGGTGGGCTACCGGCTGGGCGGCGAGGCGCCCGTCTACTGCCTGGAGGGGTCGATCGCGATCACCGGGGCGCTGGTGCAGTGGTTCCGCGACCAACTGGGCATCATCCGCTCCGCCGAGGAGATCGAGCCGCTGGCGGCGAGCGTGGCCGACAACGGCGGCGCGTACATCGTCCCGGCCTTCTCCGGGTTGTTCGCGCCGTACTGGAGGTCCGACGCGCGCGGGGTGGTCACCGGACTGACCCGGTACGTCACCAAGGCGCACCTGGCCCGCGCGGTGCTGGAGGCGACGAGCTGGCAGACCCGGGAGGTGGTCGACGCGATGTACCAGGACTCGCGGGTACGGATCACGACGCTCAAGGTCGACGGCGGCATGACCGCCAACGGGCTGCTGATGCAGCATCAGGCGGATGTGCTGGGGGTGCCCGTGATCCGCCCGGTGGTGGCGGAGACCACGTGCCTGGGTGCGGCGTACGCGGCGGGGCTGGCCACCGGGGTGTGGCAGGACCTCGACGAGCTGCGGACCCACTGGCGGCGGGACGCCGAGTGGGCGCCGACGATGCCCGCCGAGGCGCGGGAGCGGGAGTACCGCAACTGGCGCCGGGCGGTGGAGCGGTCCTTCGGCTGGCAGGAGGCCGGCGGCGACGGGGGCTGA
- a CDS encoding bifunctional diguanylate cyclase/phosphodiesterase, which yields MPSWTDDLRFAYQPVVNLTTASVTALEILARPETGDVLADARRDPRTDVELAGLAVRAAARHEALLPLHVNVFAATVAALPGLPSLDRVVVAAGRRPWEITLDVGPPFGGVPRRGLVAAVAELRRRGYRICVDGVGDGDLPLRLLTRLAPDLVKLDATLVAGLPQDAGSRAAVAALRQLCDGFGALLAAEGVETERQCAAARGAGAQLAQGNLFAPPARRPAVDIHRPAVAAPPPAAAGPREPRIAQFVQPAALLPLSASAEHVRALLTGSPGISSVMLVDAGGVPRRAVHRDRFLLSLSGRYGHALYADRPAVKLADCPRTVPLDATAWEVLDVVAADERSRTGDDVAVVDGAGRCVGMVHLADIVRALAESRVEEAARLNPLTRLPGSDTVNAEVDRRIATGRAFALSWLDVDGFKQVNDGAGFAAGDELIRSVGRTLADAATGRRAARIGHIGGDDFLVLTDPDGPDGPEPIAAAVLDTAWSAGGLPVTLSLATVVCPPGSVTDHRQAAACLAPLKKSAKSLRGASWVLARPGAAGQEVRRGAGAARASGPGGESGPARAPGAGTGTGAGGGATASAQVARRGDGVAGAAQARA from the coding sequence GTGCCCTCCTGGACGGACGATCTCCGCTTCGCGTACCAGCCCGTCGTGAACCTCACCACCGCCTCGGTCACCGCGCTGGAGATACTCGCCCGCCCCGAGACCGGCGACGTGCTCGCGGACGCGCGGCGGGACCCGCGCACCGACGTCGAACTGGCCGGGCTCGCGGTGCGCGCGGCCGCACGCCACGAGGCGCTGCTGCCCTTGCATGTGAACGTCTTCGCCGCCACCGTCGCCGCCCTGCCCGGCCTGCCGTCCCTGGACCGGGTGGTCGTGGCGGCCGGGCGCCGTCCGTGGGAGATCACCCTGGATGTGGGCCCGCCGTTCGGCGGCGTCCCGCGCCGCGGCCTCGTGGCGGCCGTCGCGGAGCTGCGCCGCCGGGGCTACCGGATCTGCGTCGACGGAGTCGGTGACGGGGACCTGCCGCTGCGGCTGCTCACCCGGCTCGCCCCCGACCTGGTCAAGCTGGACGCCACGCTCGTCGCCGGGCTGCCGCAGGACGCCGGCAGCCGGGCCGCGGTCGCCGCGCTGCGGCAGCTGTGCGACGGCTTCGGCGCACTGCTGGCCGCCGAGGGCGTGGAGACCGAGCGGCAGTGCGCCGCGGCGCGCGGCGCGGGCGCGCAGCTCGCGCAGGGCAACCTCTTCGCGCCCCCGGCCCGCCGCCCGGCGGTCGACATCCACCGGCCGGCGGTCGCCGCCCCGCCGCCCGCGGCGGCCGGTCCGCGCGAGCCTCGGATCGCGCAGTTCGTCCAGCCCGCCGCGCTGCTGCCGCTGTCCGCGTCGGCCGAGCACGTCCGTGCCCTGCTCACCGGATCGCCGGGCATCTCCAGCGTCATGCTGGTGGACGCGGGCGGCGTCCCCCGGCGGGCCGTGCACCGCGACCGCTTCCTGCTGTCGCTGTCCGGGCGCTACGGGCACGCGCTGTACGCCGACCGGCCCGCCGTGAAGCTGGCCGACTGCCCCCGTACGGTGCCGCTGGACGCCACGGCGTGGGAGGTCCTGGACGTGGTCGCGGCCGACGAACGGTCCCGTACCGGCGACGACGTGGCGGTGGTGGACGGCGCGGGCCGCTGCGTGGGCATGGTCCACCTGGCCGACATCGTGCGGGCACTGGCGGAGAGCCGGGTGGAGGAGGCGGCCCGGCTCAATCCGCTGACCCGGCTGCCCGGTTCCGACACGGTCAACGCGGAGGTGGACCGGCGGATCGCGACGGGCCGGGCCTTCGCGCTGAGCTGGCTGGACGTGGACGGCTTCAAGCAGGTCAACGACGGGGCGGGGTTCGCGGCGGGCGACGAGCTGATCCGCTCGGTGGGCCGTACGCTGGCCGACGCCGCCACGGGCCGCCGGGCGGCCCGGATCGGGCACATCGGCGGCGACGACTTCCTGGTGCTCACCGATCCGGACGGGCCCGACGGGCCGGAGCCCATCGCCGCCGCCGTGCTGGACACCGCCTGGTCGGCGGGCGGGCTGCCGGTCACGCTGTCGCTGGCCACGGTGGTCTGCCCGCCGGGCAGCGTCACCGACCACCGGCAGGCCGCCGCGTGCCTCGCGCCGCTGAAGAAGTCCGCCAAGTCGCTGCGCGGGGCGAGCTGGGTGCTGGCGCGGCCGGGCGCGGCGGGCCAGGAGGTACGGCGCGGCGCGGGCGCCGCGCGGGCCTCGGGCCCGGGCGGCGAGTCGGGCCCGGCGCGGGCCCCAGGCGCAGGCACAGGCACAGGCGCAGGCGGCGGAGCGACAGCTTCGGCGCAGGTGGCACGGCGCGGAGACGGAGTGGCGGGCGCGGCGCAGGCGCGGGCGTAG
- a CDS encoding lipid-transfer protein: MTGDVAVLGAGMHPWGKWGRSFVEYGAAAARAALADAALPWSRIGSVVGAGTVRGGYPGHVAGSAFSRALGWQGARVSTVYAACASGAHAIASARAQILAGLAEVVLVVGADAAPKGFFAPAGGDRPDDPDWLRFRLLGATNPAYFALYARRRMAEHGDTPEDFARVKVKNATAGAANPLARYRRRVTADEVAASPVVAAPLRLLDICATSDGGAALVLSGMDFARRHGHPRPVRIRAVSTVTPRYPRTDLDLPDIATDSAAGTPPPARGFRPSIAHAAYEEAGLGPADLSLAEVYDLSTALELQWYEDLGLCAAGDAAKLLREGATALGGRLPVNPSGGLASFGEAVPAQAIAQVCELTWQLRGQAGDRQVPGARAGITANQGLFGHGSSVVAVI; this comes from the coding sequence GTGACCGGCGACGTGGCGGTGCTGGGCGCCGGGATGCATCCGTGGGGCAAGTGGGGGCGGTCCTTCGTCGAGTACGGGGCCGCCGCCGCGCGCGCCGCCCTCGCCGACGCCGCTCTCCCCTGGTCCCGCATCGGATCGGTAGTCGGCGCAGGGACCGTGCGCGGCGGGTATCCGGGGCACGTCGCGGGCTCGGCCTTCTCCCGTGCGCTGGGGTGGCAGGGCGCGCGGGTGAGCACCGTGTACGCGGCGTGCGCCTCCGGCGCGCACGCCATCGCGAGCGCCCGAGCGCAGATCCTGGCCGGCCTGGCGGAGGTCGTGCTCGTGGTCGGCGCGGACGCGGCGCCCAAGGGGTTCTTCGCGCCCGCGGGCGGCGACCGGCCCGACGACCCGGACTGGCTGCGGTTCCGGCTGCTGGGCGCCACCAACCCCGCCTATTTCGCGCTCTACGCCCGCCGTCGGATGGCCGAACACGGCGACACGCCCGAGGACTTCGCCCGGGTGAAGGTGAAGAACGCGACCGCGGGCGCCGCCAACCCGCTGGCCCGCTACCGGCGGCGGGTGACCGCCGACGAGGTCGCCGCCTCCCCCGTCGTCGCCGCCCCGCTGCGGCTGCTGGACATCTGCGCCACCTCCGACGGCGGCGCCGCCCTGGTGCTGTCCGGCATGGACTTCGCGCGGCGGCACGGCCATCCGCGCCCGGTCCGGATCCGCGCCGTGTCCACGGTCACCCCGCGCTATCCGCGCACCGACCTGGATCTGCCGGACATCGCCACGGACTCGGCCGCGGGCACGCCCCCGCCCGCGCGGGGCTTCCGGCCGTCCATCGCGCACGCCGCGTACGAGGAGGCCGGGCTCGGCCCGGCGGACCTGTCGCTCGCGGAGGTGTACGACCTGTCGACCGCGCTGGAGCTCCAGTGGTACGAGGACCTGGGGCTGTGCGCGGCCGGGGACGCCGCGAAGCTGCTGCGGGAGGGGGCGACGGCGCTGGGCGGGCGGCTGCCGGTCAACCCCAGCGGTGGGCTGGCGTCCTTCGGCGAGGCGGTCCCGGCACAGGCCATCGCCCAGGTCTGCGAGTTGACGTGGCAGCTGCGCGGGCAGGCGGGCGACCGGCAGGTACCCGGGGCGCGGGCCGGGATCACCGCGAACCAGGGGCTGTTCGGCCACGGGTCGTCGGTGGTCGCGGTGATCTGA
- a CDS encoding Zn-ribbon domain-containing OB-fold protein, whose product MSRARTPVVSGWFTGDTENTEDFRLLGTRCRACSAVFFPREDASCRDPGCGGAELDEVPLSRCGRVWSYTDGRYRPPAPYVWDDDREWRPYTLIAVELAAERMVVLGQGEPGLTVADLAVGMTVRAVPGVLNEDAGQVWTTWYWRPVSEGAP is encoded by the coding sequence ATGTCGCGCGCGCGTACGCCGGTGGTGTCCGGCTGGTTCACCGGAGACACCGAGAACACAGAGGACTTCCGGCTGCTGGGCACGCGGTGCCGTGCCTGCTCGGCGGTGTTCTTCCCTCGCGAGGACGCGTCCTGCCGCGATCCGGGCTGCGGCGGCGCCGAGCTCGACGAGGTGCCGCTCTCCCGTTGCGGCCGGGTGTGGTCGTACACCGACGGCCGCTACCGGCCGCCCGCGCCCTACGTGTGGGACGACGACCGGGAGTGGCGGCCGTACACCCTCATCGCGGTGGAGCTGGCGGCCGAGCGGATGGTGGTGCTCGGGCAGGGCGAGCCGGGGCTGACCGTGGCCGACCTCGCCGTGGGGATGACGGTTCGGGCCGTACCGGGGGTGCTGAACGAGGACGCCGGGCAGGTCTGGACGACCTGGTACTGGCGGCCCGTATCGGAGGGGGCTCCGTGA
- a CDS encoding M15 family metallopeptidase: MPRPAAAVRALIVSLAAVAALVTPTPAHAEPEPKAPKEFVALSEVDPTILQEIRYVTPHNFTGHRIDGYRRPMCILTRPAAEALRTAQRELLPLGYSLKAYDCYRPQRAVDDFVAWAEDLDDQAMKEEFYPHVDKSRLFLDGYIAEKSGHSRGSTADLTIVRLPAVPTRPYVPGEPLVPCYAPQAERFPDNSVDMGTGFDCFDTLSHTLDPRIQGAQRANRLLLKGALERAGFVNLAEEWWHYTYKPEPFPDTYFDFPVSRRALSGRR, translated from the coding sequence ATGCCAAGACCTGCCGCCGCTGTGCGCGCGCTCATCGTGTCCCTTGCCGCCGTGGCGGCTCTCGTCACGCCGACCCCGGCACACGCCGAACCGGAGCCGAAGGCCCCGAAGGAGTTCGTGGCCCTCAGTGAGGTGGACCCGACGATCCTTCAGGAGATCCGCTACGTCACTCCGCACAACTTCACCGGTCACCGGATCGACGGCTACCGCCGGCCGATGTGCATCCTGACGCGCCCGGCCGCCGAGGCGCTGCGTACCGCGCAGCGTGAGCTGCTGCCGCTGGGCTACTCGCTGAAGGCGTACGACTGCTACCGGCCGCAGCGCGCGGTCGACGACTTCGTGGCCTGGGCCGAGGATCTCGACGACCAGGCGATGAAGGAGGAGTTCTATCCGCATGTCGACAAGTCGAGGCTGTTTCTGGACGGCTATATCGCCGAGAAGTCGGGGCACAGCCGGGGCAGTACGGCCGATCTGACGATCGTGCGGCTGCCGGCCGTTCCGACGCGGCCGTATGTGCCGGGTGAGCCGCTCGTGCCGTGCTACGCGCCGCAGGCGGAGCGGTTCCCGGACAACTCCGTGGACATGGGCACCGGGTTCGACTGCTTCGACACCCTCTCCCACACGCTCGACCCGCGGATCCAGGGCGCACAGCGGGCGAACCGGCTGCTGCTCAAGGGCGCGCTGGAGCGGGCGGGCTTCGTCAACCTGGCCGAGGAGTGGTGGCACTACACGTACAAGCCGGAGCCGTTCCCGGACACGTACTTCGACTTCCCCGTCTCGCGGCGAGCCCTGTCGGGCCGCCGTTAA